The nucleotide window CTCAACGTCATCTCCATCCATCTGCCGCCGCTGCGAGACCGACGGGAGGATATCCCGTTGCTCGCGGCCTCGTTCCTGGCCGATGTCGCTGCGGCGCTGCACTGTCCGGACCTGCACTTCAGCGAGGACGCCCTGCGCCATCTGGCGATGGTCCCATACCCATGGCCCGGCAACATCCGGGAGCTGCGGAATGTGTTGCAGCAGGTGGGTGTCCTGTTGCAACACCCGGAGATCAGGTGGGACGACTTTCCGGCGTCCATTCGTATGGTGCGCGCAGAGGCGCTGCCGGCCGACCGACCCGATTCGACCGGGTGGCTGGCCCAGGCCGAACGCCAGCTCATCCGCCAGATCGTCCAGCAGTGTGCGGGGAACCTGTCCCAGGCGGCACATCAACTCGGTATTTCCCGGAGCACGTTGTACCGGAAGCTGGAACAGTTTGGGCTGAAGCGACAGATGTTGATTGCTCCGGACTAGGACACCTGTTGTGCGACAGATGTCGCAGTGTGGGGCGGAGTAGTTCAAATTAACTATGTTTCCATTTGTGGTCTGACGTCTATCCCCTAAATTATCATCTGAACTCCTTGTTTTCACAGGTGAAGGTAAACTGGATTCGGAACGTCACTGCGTTTGGCATCATCCTTGCGTATATAGCCCATTGAAATTGAGTGGAGACCAGCGTTACCAGTGGTAGTT belongs to Candidatus Methylomirabilis limnetica and includes:
- a CDS encoding helix-turn-helix domain-containing protein yields the protein LNVISIHLPPLRDRREDIPLLAASFLADVAAALHCPDLHFSEDALRHLAMVPYPWPGNIRELRNVLQQVGVLLQHPEIRWDDFPASIRMVRAEALPADRPDSTGWLAQAERQLIRQIVQQCAGNLSQAAHQLGISRSTLYRKLEQFGLKRQMLIAPD